The stretch of DNA CATCGTGAACCGGTCGCCGTCATTCAGCGTCTGCAGCCGGCGGGCCAGGTAGGCGTCCTTGCGTGTCCGGCTGAGCTGCAGGAGCTCCCGACCCTCGCCGGTCACGTGCACCCGGGTCACCCGTCGATCCCGCTGGTACACCTGACGCTCGACCAGCCCCCTCTCCTCCAGATGGGAGACGATCCGGGTCATGCTGGGCGGTTGGACCTGCTCGGCGGTGGCGACGTCGCCGAGAGTCATCGGTCCGCAGCGATCGATCGTCGACAGGGCCGAGAGCTGGGAGGCGCTGATGCCGGTCTCGCCCTGCTGGCGGAGGCGGCGCGACAACCGGGTCACGACGAGACGCAGCCGGGCGGCCAGCTCGGCATCGCCATCGACCGTCGAGATGTGGCGCGCTGTCGTCATCATCAGCCAGTTTACTTAGCGAAGCAAACTATCCGGTCGGGCTTCCCCGAGGCGAGGTGCCGTTTGTCCGAAAAGGGGCTCTCGGCAGGGGAGGCCCAGGTCACCGGCGTACTCACAGTCGTGAACGCTGCGGACACGCGGCGGGTGATGTCCCGAGGAGGACCGCTCCGGCGGATGCTCCCGCTGCTGGCCAGCTTGGCCGTGCTGCAAGGCGCCGCCGCCTCGGGATGGATCTACCTGCACTCTGGCTCCGAACCGCAGGCTCGGCCGTCACTGAGGACCGGGCACGTCACCGCCCTCGGAGCAGCCGCTGTGCCGGGCGCGTCCGCCCCCACCACCACGGCGCCACCAACCCCGCCCCCGCCCCCGACGCCGGCGGCGATCCGTCTGCAGAGCGACCTGACAGCGGCCTTGGCCGGGACCACGGGCTGCGCCGTCGCCGCGGATGGCGCCACCCGCGCGGGCGACGTCGAGGGCGCCACCCCGTTCGCGCCGG from Acidimicrobiales bacterium encodes:
- a CDS encoding MarR family transcriptional regulator, which codes for MTTARHISTVDGDAELAARLRLVVTRLSRRLRQQGETGISASQLSALSTIDRCGPMTLGDVATAEQVQPPSMTRIVSHLEERGLVERQVYQRDRRVTRVHVTGEGRELLQLSRTRKDAYLARRLQTLNDGDRFTMAAAVAVLEQILERGE